In Natrinema amylolyticum, the following are encoded in one genomic region:
- a CDS encoding helix-turn-helix domain-containing protein has translation MSSQQHRSATQIDPVPDDLESAQAKLVYIYLDVVEGATVDELEEILAMKKINILSILNSLSSAGYVERTGSEYAAN, from the coding sequence ATGAGTTCACAGCAACACCGCTCCGCGACACAGATCGATCCGGTTCCCGACGACCTCGAGTCAGCACAGGCGAAACTCGTCTACATCTATCTCGACGTGGTCGAGGGCGCAACGGTCGACGAACTGGAGGAGATACTGGCGATGAAGAAGATCAACATTCTGAGTATACTGAACTCGCTTTCGAGTGCCGGCTACGTCGAACGGACCGGGTCGGAGTACGCCGCGAACTGA
- the glnA gene encoding type I glutamate--ammonia ligase — protein sequence MTNGNLTAAEEEVLDEIEEEDIDFLRLQFTDILGTVKNVSVPARQAEKAFTEGIYFDGSSIEGFVRIQESDMRLKPDPDTFAVLPWQNREDGASARMICDVIDTSTGEPFEGDPRRVLKNALERADELGYTVNAAPEPEFFLFEEDEDGRATTETGDHGGYFDLAPKDLASDVRRDIIYGLEDMGFEIEASHHEVAKGQHEINFEYDDALSTADNVATFRTVVRAIAAKHDQHATFMPKPIPRINGSGMHTHLSLFEDGENAFHDEDDEFDLSETAHSFIAGILEHAPAITAVSNPTVNSYKRLVPGYEAPVYVAWSDRNRSALIRKPAARVPAASRIEARFPDPSCNPYLALAALIHAGLDGVERDLDCPDPVRENIYEFDEEKREEYGIDTLPTNLGEAVEALEEDEVIYSALGEHVGPKFVEAKSQEFEDYLVDVSDWELDRYLETF from the coding sequence ATGACGAACGGAAATCTGACCGCTGCGGAAGAGGAGGTACTGGACGAAATCGAGGAGGAAGACATCGACTTCCTTCGCCTGCAGTTTACCGACATTCTGGGGACGGTCAAGAACGTCTCCGTGCCGGCCCGACAGGCCGAGAAGGCCTTCACCGAGGGGATTTACTTTGACGGCTCCTCGATCGAAGGGTTCGTGCGCATTCAGGAGTCGGACATGCGGCTCAAACCCGATCCCGACACGTTCGCGGTCCTCCCGTGGCAGAACCGCGAGGACGGCGCGTCGGCCCGCATGATCTGTGACGTCATCGATACGTCGACGGGCGAGCCCTTCGAGGGCGATCCGCGACGCGTTCTCAAGAACGCCCTCGAGCGCGCCGACGAGCTCGGATACACGGTCAACGCCGCACCCGAGCCGGAGTTCTTCCTCTTCGAAGAGGACGAGGACGGCCGCGCGACGACCGAGACGGGCGACCACGGCGGCTACTTCGACCTCGCGCCGAAAGACCTCGCCAGCGACGTTCGCCGGGACATCATCTACGGCCTCGAGGACATGGGCTTCGAGATCGAAGCGAGCCACCACGAGGTCGCCAAGGGCCAACACGAGATCAACTTCGAGTACGACGACGCGCTCTCGACGGCCGACAACGTCGCGACGTTCCGGACCGTCGTCCGCGCGATCGCCGCCAAGCACGACCAGCACGCGACGTTCATGCCGAAACCGATCCCGCGCATCAACGGCTCGGGCATGCACACGCACCTCTCGCTGTTCGAGGACGGCGAGAACGCGTTCCACGACGAGGACGACGAGTTCGACCTCTCGGAGACCGCCCACTCCTTTATCGCCGGGATCCTCGAGCACGCACCGGCGATCACGGCGGTCTCGAACCCTACCGTCAACAGCTACAAGCGCCTGGTGCCCGGCTACGAGGCACCGGTCTACGTCGCCTGGTCGGACCGTAACCGCTCGGCGCTGATCCGCAAGCCGGCCGCCCGCGTCCCGGCCGCCTCGCGCATCGAGGCCCGCTTCCCCGATCCATCGTGTAATCCCTACCTCGCGCTCGCGGCGCTCATCCACGCGGGTCTCGACGGCGTCGAGCGCGACCTCGACTGCCCCGACCCGGTCCGAGAGAACATCTACGAGTTCGACGAGGAGAAACGCGAGGAGTACGGCATCGACACGCTGCCGACGAACCTCGGCGAGGCCGTCGAGGCCTTAGAGGAGGACGAAGTCATCTACAGCGCGCTCGGCGAGCACGTCGGACCCAAGTTCGTCGAGGCCAAGAGCCAGGAGTTCGAGGACTACCTCGTCGACGTCTCCGACTGGGAACTCGACCGCTACCTCGAGACGTTCTAA
- a CDS encoding thioredoxin family protein, which produces MAATSKPSRFETGEELDEFVASHDVALVEFYTSGCALCQAMEPVLGNVARATDVAIGMVNPGDDIELVDRFDIRSVPTLILFEDGAETARLAEGFQGGDAVTDFLETHVPTAVDAD; this is translated from the coding sequence ATGGCCGCAACCAGCAAACCGAGCCGATTTGAGACGGGCGAAGAGCTCGACGAGTTCGTGGCGAGCCACGACGTTGCGCTCGTGGAGTTCTACACCAGCGGCTGTGCGCTGTGTCAGGCGATGGAACCGGTACTCGGTAACGTCGCCCGCGCGACGGACGTCGCGATCGGAATGGTCAATCCCGGCGACGACATCGAACTCGTCGACCGGTTCGACATTCGGTCGGTGCCGACGCTGATCCTGTTCGAGGACGGAGCGGAGACCGCGCGGCTGGCGGAGGGGTTCCAGGGCGGTGACGCGGTGACCGACTTCCTCGAAACCCACGTTCCGACCGCCGTCGACGCCGACTGA